ATGAAATTGAGTCAGCAAAGGACATACATGATGCTATTAAGGATTTACTAGGAGATACTATAGAAAGCATGTTAGAAGCCGAAATGGAGCACCATTTAGGATATGAAACAAACCAAAGAAGTGACAATGAAAACTCTAGAAATGGATACAAAACTAAAAGAATACGATCAAGTATGGGTGAATCTGAAATATCAGTACCTCAAGATAGAGACTCAAGCTTTGAACCTCAAATTGTAAAAAAGAGACAAAAAGACATATCTGAGATAGAAAATAAGGTAATAGGAATGTATGCAAGAGGTTTGAGTACTAGACAAATATCTGAACAAATCTATGATATCTATGGATTTGAAGTTAGTGATGGACTGGTTTCAGACATAACCGACAAAATTCTGCCGGAAATAGAAGACTGGCAAAAAAGACCACTGTCAGAGACTTATCCTGTAGTGTTCATTGATGCTATTCACTTTTCTGTTAAAGAAGAGGGTTTAATATCAAAGAAAGCAGCATATATAATACTCGGAATAAACGAAGATGGGCTTAAAGAAGTATTAGGAATATATGTAGGACAAAACGAAAGTAGTAAATACTGGTTAGGAGTCCTAAATAGCCTAAAAAACAGAGGAGTAAAAGATATCTACATTATCTGTTCAGATGGACTAATAGGTATAGAAGAGTCCATATCAGCGGCATATCCAAAAGCTGAGTGGCAAACCTGTATAGTTCACATGGTAAGAAACACATTAAAATACGTATCGTACAAAGATAGAAAACAATTTGCAAATGATTTAAAAACAATATATCACGCACCTGACGAAGAAGTAGCAAATAAGAATCGTTTGAAAGTAGCTGAAGCATGGGATAAAAAATATCCAGGATCAATGGATAGATGGGAAAGGGAGTGGAATTCAATAACGCCAATCTTTAAGTATTCTAAGGAAGTTAGAAAAATAATATATACTACGAATGCTATAGAGAGTTTAAATAGCTCATACAGACGGTTAAACCGTAATAGATCAGTATTCCCAAGTGCTACGTCACTGATGAAAGCACTATACTTAGCTACAAATATAATTGCAAAGAAATGGAATATTCCATTAAGAAGTTGGGGATCAATAGTAGGAGAATTGAGAATAATGCATGATTTAGAGAACTAACACACTCCGCCACCATTGACAAAGAACCTAAAAAATGGTGCAAGGTAAATACCGAAGGCGAAGCAAAGACTGATAAGTATGTATTTTGCCTTCGTCGGCTTAGTGTACCATTTTTTAGAACCCTTATCAATGGTCCCCTTCGGTGGCTCCTCTTATTATTTACCTCAGGCTCTGCGAGACTGCGAAAAAAAAGTCTGTAAATATTGAATAGCTTCCTATGATTAGTTAAAATAAAAATAACATAGGAGGCTTTTTAAAATGGCAAGAAGAAAAAAATTAAGTGAAGGAAAAAAAGAAATCATATCTTATCTAATCAATGAGTATGAAATTGAGTCAGCAAAGGACATACATGATGCTATTAAGGATTTACTAGGAGATACTATAGAAAGCATGTTAGAAGCCGAAATGGAGCACCATTTAGGATATGAAACAAACCAAAGAAGTGACAATGAAAACTCTAGAAATGGATACAAAACTAAAAGAATACGATCAAGTATGGGTGAATCTGAAATATCAGTACCTCAAGATAGAGACTCAAGCTTTGAACCTCAAATTGTAAAAAAGAGACAAAAAGACATATCTGAGATAGAAAATAAGGTAATAGGAATGTATGCAAGAGGTTTGAGTACTAGACAAATATCTGAACAAATCTATGATATCTATGGATTTGAAGTTAGTGATGGACTGGTTTCAGACATAACCGACAAAATTCTGCCGGAAATAGAAGACTGGCAAAAAAGACCACTGTCAGAGACTTATCCTGTAGTGTTCATTGATGCTATTCACTTTTCTGTTAAAGAAGAGGGTTTAATATCAAAGAAAGCAGCATATATAATACTCGGAATAAACGAAGATGGGCTTAAAGAAGTATTAGGAATATATGTAGGACAAAACGAAAGTAGTAAATACTGGTTAGGAGTCCTAAATAGCCTAAAAAACAGAGGAGTAAAAGATATCTACATTATCTGTTCAGATGGACTAATAGGTATAGAAGAGTCCATATCAGCGGCATATCCAAAAGCTGAGTGGCAAACCTGTATAGTTCACATGGTAAGAAACACATTAAAATACGTATCGTACAAAGATAGAAAACAATTTGCAAATGATTTAAAAACAATATATCACGCACCTGACGAAGAAGTAGCAAATAAGAATCGTTTGAAAGTAGCTGAAGCATGGGATAAAAAATATCCAGGATCAATGGATAGATGGGAAAGGGAGTGGAATTCAATAACGCCAATCTTTAAGTATTCTAAGGAAGTTAGAAAAATAATATATACTACGAATGCTATAGAGAGTTTAAATAGCTCATACAGACGGTTAAACCGTAATAGATCAGTATTCCCAAGTGCTACGTCACTGATGAAAGCACTATACTTAGCTACAAATATAATTGCAAAGAAATGGAATATTCCATTAAGAAGTTGGGGATCAATAGTAGGAGAATTGAGAATAATGCATGATTTAGAGAACTAACACACTCCGCCACCATTGACAAAGAACCTAAAAAATGGTGCAAGGTAAATACCGAAGGCGAAGCAAAGACTGATAAGTATGTATTTTGCCTTCGTCGGCTTAGTGTACCATTTTTTAGAACCCTTATCAATGGTCCCCTTCGGTGGCTCCTCTTATTATTTACCTCAGGCTCTGCAAAGAAAAAATTGACAATATATCAAGCTTGATATATAAATAAATAATGAGGGCAGTAAAATCCACCCTCATAAACATTAACTAATTATAGGAAATAAATAATTTACAGAGATTATTTCGCACTGCCGGCTCTGCAAAGAAAAAATTGACAATATATCAAGCTTGATATATAAATAAATAATGAGGGCAGTAAAATCCACCCTCATAAACATTAACTAATTATAGGAAATAAATAATTTACAGAGATTATTTCGCACTGCCCCCAAAAATAATGGTGTTTTAAGAAAAATATTGAACTTTGCTAATAGATTTGTCAAAATAGAGCAAACCCTGATTTTTAATCAGGGTTTGTCTTCAGTCTGAGTGGATACAAGTACATTGTACTTGTATCCACTTTTATTATTTTCAAATACGTGCTTAGATTAAGCCCATTTCCTTACCGACTTTTTCAAATACAGCTACAGCTTTGTCAAGTTCTTCATAGCTATGTGCTGCTGATAGCATACATCTTACTCTTCCTGTTCCTAGTGGAACTGTTGGGAATACGATAGCTGAAGTAAATACTCCGTTTTCTTTAAGTTTTCTTGAGAATTCCATCGCATCTGCTTCTTTACCGATGATTACAGGAGTAATAGGTGTTTCACTATTTCCTGTATTGAATCCTAATTTACCAAGTTTTTCTTTGAAGTATTTAGCATTGTCCCAAAGTTTCTTTTGGTATTCATCTGTTTCAAGTAGTATATTTATAGCTTCAGTGGCAGCTGCAGTATCTGCAGGTGTTAACATCGTACTGAAAAGAATTGGTCTTGCTCTATGGCTTAACCATTGGTATGCTGTTTCGTTACATGCAACGTATCCACCGATTACGCCGATTGCTTTTGAAAGAGTTCCGATAACGAAGTCAATTCTTCCATGTAGTCCAAAATGGTCTACTGTTCCTCTTCCGTTTTCGCCAAGTACTCCTGATCCGTGAGCATCATCTACATAGGTCATACAATTGTATTTTTCAGCTAATTCAACAATTTCAGGAAGTTTTGCTAGGTCTCCGTCCATTGAGAAAACACCGTCAGTTATGATCAAGCAGTTTTCATAATTATCTCTATTTTCTTGTAGTACTCTTTCAAGATCAGCCATATCGCTGTGCTTGAAGATCTTCTTATCAGCTCTACTTAATCTAACTCCGTCTATTATTGAAGCGTGGTTAAGTTCATCAGATATAATAAGGTCACCCTTAGCTGTTATAGCTTGAATGGTTCCTGCATTACAGTTGAATCCTGATTGGAATACAAATGCTCTATCTTCTCTCTTGAATTCAGCAAGTTTCTTTTCAAGATTTTCGTGAATATCCATATTACCTATGATTGTTCTTACAGCACCTGCTCCAACTCCATATTTTTCAATAGCATTGATGGCAGCTTTTTTCATTCTTTCGTTTGTAGCAAATCCAAGATAGTTATTAGCTGAAAGGTTTATAACTCCTTCTTTACCGTCTAGTGTAACTTCGGGTTTATTTGGACCACCAAGTACAGGAAGAACTCTGTAAACTCCATCATCCTTTAATTGTTGAACTTGTGCCTGTAAATTCTTTAATTCATGTACGCTCATGAAAGCCTCCTAAGTTTTAGTAATATTGTTTTACGATTTTGTAGGATTTTCTAAAAATCGTTTGATTTATTAGCTAATTGTTATTATATATAAAAATCTTCACTTTGTAAACATTTTAAACAATTATTTACAACTCGTAAATCGCTATTTACACCGTTTTCGTAGTATTCAGTTAACCTGTTAAAGCAATTAAATCTTTACTCTCATCTAAATATTTACACCTTTTTTATAGTCTATAAAACTGGCATAGAGTGACCGGCTCTGTTATAATGAAAGCGATACATAAATTTTTAATTAGCTTCTAAACTTTGGAGGTTACTATGATAAATCTAAGAAAGAAAAACTTTTTGAAATTGGATTTACCGCTATTGGGACTAGTGGTAACTCTTTGTATATTTGGGCTTATAATACTGTATAGCGCAAGCCTCAGTCTAAGTTATAATCCGGTACGATCGCAAATAATTGCAACAATCCTAGGTTTCGTGCTTATTTTGCTAATATTGTTTATAGATTACGACTTTATTAAAGACTTATATATGCCAATTTACCTGGTTTCATTGTTTCTGATGATTCTGGTGACTTTTTTTGGAACCGGAGCTGAAGAATGGGGTGCAGACAACTGGCTAAAACTTGGTCCCATACAGTTTCAACCATCGGAATTCGTAAAGATTGGACTTATTATTTCACTAGCCCGATATATTGAACTCAATATCAAAAATCTAAATAAACCTCTGGTTTTATTAAAAGTACTTTTCGTGGCTCTCTTACCTGTTGCTCTGATAGCTAAGGAAGACTTTGGAACAGCAGGGGTAACGGTTTTTATAATCGGCGTCATGCTTTTCACTGCCGGTATGTCCTATAAATATATAATAGGAATTGTTGCGACAGGACTCATTTCAGCACCAATTGCCTATCCTTTTCTGGACCAATATCAAAAAAATCGAATCTTGGACTTTTTAGATCCGACGAGGGATGTTACCGGTTCAGGTTTCCAGTCTCTTCAAGGTAGGATTGCTATAGGTTCAGGTCTTTGGACCGGTAGGGGACTATTTAAAGGTGTTCAAACACAGAACAATTTCATCCCGGAAAAACAAACCGACTATATATTCCCGGTACTTGCTGAAGAAACCGGATTTATTGGTGCTTTTATATTAATAGTCCTCTATGGACTGATGCTTCATAGATTTATTATTATTGCAAAAAACAGTAAAGATTTATATGGCTCTCTCGTTACAATGGGTGTTGCAGGAATGCTCCTTGCACATATTTTCGAAAATATCGGCATGACCATCGGTATAATGCCGGTTACCGGGATTCCATTGCCTTTTATGAGCCATGGTGGTACATTCCAGCTAATCAACCTGATTGGTATAGGTTTGGTTTTGGCTGTGAGCATAGAAAGACAAAAACTCGATTTTAGTTAATATCTGAAAGGAGCTTTTATGAAGGAAATTTTAGTTATTGAAACAGGTGGTACTTTTGCCACAGGTGCAATGGGTGAAATTAGATCCCTTAATGCGGTAAATGAGAAAAAGGTATACGATTATGAAATAGTTGCAACTAGGATTAAGAAATACAATCATTCATTAACCGTAGAAAGACCTATGTATACTTTGTCCGAAAATATGACCATTGAGAACTTAAATAGTCTTTTGGACTTTCTATATACAGTTAATTTTTCCAAATACGACGGTGTTGTACTTATACATGGTACTGATACTCTTGCCTTTACAGCTAATCTCTTAAGCATGATTTTTGGGAACTGCGGTGTACCCATTGTAATGGTGTCAAGCAATCATCCGCTATCCAATCCTATGGCTAACGGGATTTCAAATTTCCTGGCAGCACTTGACTTTATTGAAAAAGTTGGCACAAAGGGCGTATATGTTGTTTATAGAAATCACTCAGATGTGATGCAAGTACACTTGGGATCAAGGGTAAAACAGATGAACCAAGTTATAGATGCATATGAAAGCTTTAAGAATATCAATTTTGGTGTTATAGCGGACAGTGAATTCTATATTAATTCCTCAAGCTTAAACCCGAAGATTGAAGAAATCAACGCCAATGAATTTAAATACGATAAAAAGATAAAAATGGATAGTAGAGTAGTCCTAATTCATCCATATGTAGGACTGAGATACGATTATTTTAAAATAGATGAGAAAGTCGATGCTATAGTTTGTGGAGTTTATCATTCCGGCACCGTAAACTCACAAGATGTCTATATTGATCAGTCTATAAATGCACTTATTGAAAAAGCAGAAGAGTATGATATCCCTATATTTATCGGTGAGCTCACCTCAGGCGTGGAGAGATATGAGTCCATAGAAAAGATAAAAGATTCATCAGTCGTCTTCCCTGCTTATGACATCTCTCTAGAAAACCTATATATGAAAGTACATGTAGGATTGTCCTTGACCAATGACAATCTCGACCTGTTTGATTATGTAAACTGTGAGAATGTGTTTTTTGAGAAGATAAAAGAAACGAAATAAAAAAAGACGTTGTCTGATTTAAAATCCAGATAACGTCTTTATTATTATCCTCTTAATTTGCTCTGCGGAAGTATTCCTTGAACAATTCCAAGCACGATAGAGCCTATTAGAGATCCGAAAAGTGTAACTCTAAAACCCGGGATGATTTTTCCGGTTACATAAAGTACCACTGCTGAAACTAAAAATGCAGTTAGTCCTCTTTTAGTTGCTTCTCCACTTATATTTAAAATATCACTTAAGAAAGCGTGTAAGAATCCAACTACCAGACCGACAATAAGTGCCGTTTTAATTCCGCCATACATTCTGATTCCCGGTGTAAAAAAGGACACCAGTACTATCGCAACCATTGAAAAAAGCATTCTTACCAATAAGTCTTTAACATTAATATTCATGTAATCCTCCTATGTTTTATCAACTTCCTTCATCACCAATTTAATGGTGTCAAACCTGTCTCTTCCGGATATAACTTTTTTTATCCTCTTATTATTTCCGGTATATGATCCCACGTGCAAGGCACTCCCATAATTTACACCGTTTAAAGCACGGTTTTCATTATAATATAGTGGAACTCCTTTCGCACCCGAGAGTATTTCTGCAGCCATTCTGTCCATAGGATTAGAATAAATGATAAGATCTATATCTATTTCTGAATCCTTCACCTTATTAAATCCATTTAGACCTACACCTTTGATAATCTGAGGATAATCTAAGTAAGATTGGTTTAAATCTACATATCCTTCTATTCCATCTATACTGCCGGTAGAACTGTATTGCCAAATGCCGTAATTTCCGCTATACCCCGGATTATTACACCATTCTGCAAGCCAAACATCATAATCGGATAATCTATCCATAAGCAGATAATTATCAAACCAGTATCTAGAGCTATATATACCCACATAATAGCCTTTCCCTTCAATTATTTCCAGGAAAGTTTTTGCAATCTCGGTTAGCTTTTCACCTTTTAGATGTCCTTGAACTTTATCGTCTTCAATGTCCAAGATTACTGGATATTCAAACTTTTTACCGGCAATCCTGGAGAAAAAGAACTCTGCTTCTTTCTTAGCTTCCATACACAGATCTTGCATAAGAATAATGATAAACACCTCTTGCGATGCCGACATTCCCTGATTCGGCATAGTTGTACTCAAAGTTTTCATCTATACCAGTATTTATGAAATTAGAGCTGCCATCACCATAACTGGACCTGATCATCGCAAATCCTATTCCACTATCTTTAACTTTTTTCCAGTCAATTCTGCCATTCCAAATACTTACATCGATTCCTTTAATCATAAAAATCCTCCTTAAATTTAATCTGAATATAAATTACAAAGAGGATTTTTAATTACTATTGAATTTTCAGCTTAAAAATAATCTATTTCACTGTCAGGATTCGTGCTAAAGCATACACCTAGTATTTCCGGTCCGGTATGAGCTCCTATAACGGGTCCAATGAATGAAATCATAACATCCTCTTCCGCCATTCCTGCATTTTTTACCAGATACTCTTTTAATCTCAGTGCTTCCTCTTCCCAGTCACCATGACAAATAGCTATGGTTTGCTTTGGATTAAACTCACCATCCTTAGATAATCTATTCATATTTTCAAGTATTTTGCTGAATAGCCCTTTACTTCCCCTTGCTTTATCAATGGAATTAAGAGTTCCTTTCTCTTTCTCAAGTCCCAGAATAGGTTTTATATTTAACAGTCCGCCTACTACCTTGGATGCCTTCGAAACCCTGCCGCCTCTGTACAAGTACTCCAAGGTGTCAACTGAATATATATGCTCTTGATAATATCTGAGTTCTTTTGCCTTTTCAACAAGACTTTCAAATTCCATGCCCTTGTCTCTCAGTTTTGCCAATTTAATTGCAAGCATTCCCTCTCCAAAGGTCGCAGATAGTGAATCGACAACTTCTATCTTTGCGTCAGGAAACTTTTCCAACACATCGTTCATGGCAATCACAGCCGTACTATAAGTACCCGATATTCCTGAAGATAGCGGTAAGTATATGACAGGTACTCCCTCACTAGCGTATTTTGTAAATACTTCGATGAGTTTAGAAAGCGTAACTTGCGCGGTCTTATAGACCTTGCCCTCTCTCATTCCATTATATACATCGTCTTTTGTTATATTTACACCATTAAAAAATTCATGTTCTCCATCATTTATCGCTATCGGTAATATGTCCAAATTATACTGCTCGACATACCTTACAGGTACGTCTGCACCATCATCTGTAATTATCTTAATCATTTTTACCTCCAATTTATTATAAAATAATTATATATCACTTTTTAAAAAATTTCAGCAACTCAAGAATATTTTATTTTCTTTAAATTATGAAGTATAATGTTATTGGGTGATGATGTGAGTAATAATCTTATAATGTTTTTATCAATTGGTTTTGCAGGAATTGCAACCGGTCTTGGTGCAATCCCAATTCTTCTTACAGAAAATATCTCCAGAAGACTGCTTGATATTTTACTTGGTTTCGCAGCAGGTATTATGCTTGCGGCTACATCTTTTTCATTGATATTACCAAGTATTGAGTTTGGAGGAAAGGACTTTAAAGCTGTTATGATTACATCTGCAGGAATACTTGCGGGAGGAATCTTTTTAGACTTTATGGATAAGCACTCTCCTCATGTTCACTTGTTAAATAAAAAAGCAGAAGGTGGAGATTCCGGATCACTTCGTAAAATTTGGCTTTTTGTCATAGCAATTGCACTTCATAATTTTCCTGAGGGACTTGCTACCGGAGTAGGTTTCGGATCGGGAGATATAAGTAATGGAGTAACCATAGCAATGGGAATCGGAATACAGAATCTTCCTGAAGGATTGGCGGTTGCTTTAGCATTAAGAAGAGAAAGGTATTCAAAAGGATTTTCTCTCTGGGTAGCTGCACTTACGGGCTTGATTGAACCGGTCGGAGCACTTTTAGGACTCGTTTTAATAAGAACATTCCAGCCTCTGATGGGTTTCATACTGGCTTTTGCTGCAGGTGCAATGTTATTCGTAATATCGGACGAAATCATACCGGAGACTCATTCGGGTGGTTTTGAGAGAGAAGCTACCTATGGAGTGATGGTTGGATTTGTAGTAATGTTAATCCTCGATATCTTATTGGGATAAAAAGATCGCAAATAGTAAAACTATTTGCGATTTTGAAGGTTTACAATATGCAAAAAACCTAGAGTGGTTATCACTTGTCAACCAACAACCAAAAAGTCTAGATCCTATTGCTAGTTGTGAAAACTTAAAGTACTTAGATATAAGAAATAATACGACACTAAAAAGCATAGAAGCTTTAAAGAATCTAAGAAATCTTACTACTCTGGATATGCACGCCATTAAGGTAGGGAATTTGGATGCTCTTTCGAATTTGACTAAATTGGAATCATTGGTAGCTTATTCATGTGCCCTAACCGATATTAGCGGACTAAGTGAATTGGCTAATATGAGATACCTTGATTTAGGTCATAATGATTTAGAAGATATCAGTGCATTATCTAAAATGAATAAACTGGAGTATTTAGATATAAGTAGAAGCATGAAGTATGATTATGTAACCGGCACTAAAAAACCTACAATTAAAAATATTGAAGCATTAAAAGAAGCTGAGAATCTTAAGTTTTTAAGTATGCAATCACATGATATTAGCGATATAACACCGTTAAAAGACATGAGTCAACTAAATACATTATATGCAAATAACAATAAGATCAGTGATTGGTCACCTATTTCGGGTTTGAATATTAAAGATATTTTCTCTGCAGGAAATCCTGTTTTCCATACGGGAGAAGTAAATGAGTATTACTATGATTTCGATAATCCGGACCAAGATACTGAAATCAAATCGAAGGTAGTAGAAATAGAAAAGTTTGAAGATATTGAAGTTTTAAAAGGTACCAACGCACATGATTTTTTGCCTGAAACTGTCGGTGTCAGATTAGAAGATATAGAAGTTACAGAACCTGAAGACCCTGATACTCCAATAGATTTTGAGGGAGAATATGTTAACGATACTGAGATAAGGTTTAAAGTAGTAGATGAAAAAGGTAATTTGATTACAAAAGACTTGAATTTCACTAGATCATCCGATAACCAAGACGGATCAGTACCGGATATGGAATTCGTAGATGGTTACCTAAGTCTAAAAACCCATGGAGTACAGAGGATTATCAGCATAGGTCTTAATTCAGAAGAATACGAGATGGTAAATACTCATAAATACTATGAGAAGTATGAATGGCCAAGCGGGAACACCATAGATTATGTTGAAAAATCCAATAGAAGAGTTAAATTAAGTACAAAAGATGAGGATGGGAATTACATTTTAAATGATGCAGAAAAAGACGTACTTATTATTAATTTGAAGAAAATCGGTGAAACACCTGAGGAACCAGATGAACCTATAGTTGGAGAAGAATATGTTAACGATACTGAGATAAGGTTTAAAGTAGTAGATGAAAAAGGTAATTTGATTACAAAAGACTTGAATTTCACTAGATCATCCGATAACCAAGACGGATCAGTACCGGATATGGAATTCGTAGATGGTTACCTGAGTCTAAAAACCCATGGAGTACAAAGGATTATCAGCATAGGTCTTAACTCAGAAGAATACGAGATGGTAAATACTCATAAATACTATGAGAAGTATGAATGGCCAAGCGGAAATACCATAGATTATGTTGAAAAATCCAATAGAAGAGTTAAATTAAGTACAAAAGATGAGGATGGGAATTACATTTTAAATGATGCAGAAAAAGATGTGCTTATTATTAATTTGAAGAAAATCGGTGAAACACCTGAGGAACCGGATGAACCTATAGTTCCATCGGATAATAAGACTTACGCCAATCCTGAGAATATCGTATTTAAGGTAGTTGATGAACAAGGCGAAATAATTAAGAAGATATTGAGTTTAAACTACAAGGTGATTGCGAAGCTTGTACTGATTATGGATACGAATTTAAAGATGGTTATCTAAAAGTTAGTAATGCTGGAACCACCGGATCTGTTGAAATAAAAGTTGAATCCCAGAAATACGATCTCGTTAATAGACATTCTTACACTGAAGATTATGATTGGTCCGAAGGTAAAGCGTTTAAATATATTTACAAAAACTATAACAGAATACAACTAAAAGAAAAAGATTCTGACGGAAATTATATAATCCCTGAGGATAAAGAAGATTTCTTGATTATTACTCTTAAAGAAAAATCAGTTGATGAATCTAGCTCCATACCTATACATCTGAGCTCTATGAAGAGTTCAGGTAAAATAAGAGAAGAAAATAACAATAATGAATTCACGGAAAGATATCCCGTAACATGGGATGAGGGAACGCCGGAATACACAGCTACGACTGGAGAGTATGTATTTAAAGGAACATTAACTACACCTAAAGGCGTATCGAATCCGGATAATCTTCAAGCTCAGCTTAAAGTTATCATCAAAAAGACTAATGATGAAACGCCTAAAGAAGATATCATTAAGGTCGATAATTCGGATTCTCAGGTTCCTGAAGGTTATGCAGAAGTTATATTTAAAGCGGGAAGTAATGGAAAACTGAATGGTATAAGCAGATTTTTCGTTAAGATAGCGTCAAATGTAAAATTGAGTAGTATAGAAATTCCAAAGATAGTGCCCAATAAAGGTTATGCAATAGCCAAAACTCCATGGAATCCTGATTTAGATGCTGAGCATATTATTAAGCAGAATATTAGCTTTACAGCTCAATATAAAAAGGAATCTACTAATGGAACCGGAATAGGGAATGTAAATGACAGCAATTTAATAGATGACAAGGTGCAAGAACAAAAACCAAGTCGCGGATCTGAAGTAATTGCCGGCAAAGATAGGATTTTAACGGCAATAGAAGTTTCAAATAAATACTTTAGAAGTGCTGAAACAGTAGTTTTAGCAAGGGCTGATATCTATCCTGATGCATTATCGGCAAGTCTTCTTGCCAAGCTGAAATCAGCACCAATGCTACTTAATCCAAATGATAAATTAGATGATTCTGTAAGAAGTGAAATTGAAAGATTGGGTGCAGAGAAGATAATTATTGTTGGTGGATTAAACTCCATTAGTCAAGAAGTTGAAGACGAATTAAAAGCATTAGGGCTAGAGATTGAGAGGTTAAGCGGTTCTGACAGGTATAAGACTTCTGCGGCAATTGCTAAGAAAATTATTGAAATAAAAGGGTCTATCTCCAAAGCAATAATTA
The sequence above is a segment of the Peptoniphilaceae bacterium AMB_02 genome. Coding sequences within it:
- the rodA gene encoding rod shape-determining protein RodA, whose protein sequence is MINLRKKNFLKLDLPLLGLVVTLCIFGLIILYSASLSLSYNPVRSQIIATILGFVLILLILFIDYDFIKDLYMPIYLVSLFLMILVTFFGTGAEEWGADNWLKLGPIQFQPSEFVKIGLIISLARYIELNIKNLNKPLVLLKVLFVALLPVALIAKEDFGTAGVTVFIIGVMLFTAGMSYKYIIGIVATGLISAPIAYPFLDQYQKNRILDFLDPTRDVTGSGFQSLQGRIAIGSGLWTGRGLFKGVQTQNNFIPEKQTDYIFPVLAEETGFIGAFILIVLYGLMLHRFIIIAKNSKDLYGSLVTMGVAGMLLAHIFENIGMTIGIMPVTGIPLPFMSHGGTFQLINLIGIGLVLAVSIERQKLDFS
- a CDS encoding IS256 family transposase; translation: MARRKKLSEGKKEIISYLINEYEIESAKDIHDAIKDLLGDTIESMLEAEMEHHLGYETNQRSDNENSRNGYKTKRIRSSMGESEISVPQDRDSSFEPQIVKKRQKDISEIENKVIGMYARGLSTRQISEQIYDIYGFEVSDGLVSDITDKILPEIEDWQKRPLSETYPVVFIDAIHFSVKEEGLISKKAAYIILGINEDGLKEVLGIYVGQNESSKYWLGVLNSLKNRGVKDIYIICSDGLIGIEESISAAYPKAEWQTCIVHMVRNTLKYVSYKDRKQFANDLKTIYHAPDEEVANKNRLKVAEAWDKKYPGSMDRWEREWNSITPIFKYSKEVRKIIYTTNAIESLNSSYRRLNRNRSVFPSATSLMKALYLATNIIAKKWNIPLRSWGSIVGELRIMHDLEN
- a CDS encoding glycine C-acetyltransferase yields the protein MSVHELKNLQAQVQQLKDDGVYRVLPVLGGPNKPEVTLDGKEGVINLSANNYLGFATNERMKKAAINAIEKYGVGAGAVRTIIGNMDIHENLEKKLAEFKREDRAFVFQSGFNCNAGTIQAITAKGDLIISDELNHASIIDGVRLSRADKKIFKHSDMADLERVLQENRDNYENCLIITDGVFSMDGDLAKLPEIVELAEKYNCMTYVDDAHGSGVLGENGRGTVDHFGLHGRIDFVIGTLSKAIGVIGGYVACNETAYQWLSHRARPILFSTMLTPADTAAATEAINILLETDEYQKKLWDNAKYFKEKLGKLGFNTGNSETPITPVIIGKEADAMEFSRKLKENGVFTSAIVFPTVPLGTGRVRCMLSAAHSYEELDKAVAVFEKVGKEMGLI
- a CDS encoding phage holin family protein, yielding MNINVKDLLVRMLFSMVAIVLVSFFTPGIRMYGGIKTALIVGLVVGFLHAFLSDILNISGEATKRGLTAFLVSAVVLYVTGKIIPGFRVTLFGSLIGSIVLGIVQGILPQSKLRG
- a CDS encoding asparaginase domain-containing protein, whose amino-acid sequence is MKEILVIETGGTFATGAMGEIRSLNAVNEKKVYDYEIVATRIKKYNHSLTVERPMYTLSENMTIENLNSLLDFLYTVNFSKYDGVVLIHGTDTLAFTANLLSMIFGNCGVPIVMVSSNHPLSNPMANGISNFLAALDFIEKVGTKGVYVVYRNHSDVMQVHLGSRVKQMNQVIDAYESFKNINFGVIADSEFYINSSSLNPKIEEINANEFKYDKKIKMDSRVVLIHPYVGLRYDYFKIDEKVDAIVCGVYHSGTVNSQDVYIDQSINALIEKAEEYDIPIFIGELTSGVERYESIEKIKDSSVVFPAYDISLENLYMKVHVGLSLTNDNLDLFDYVNCENVFFEKIKETK
- a CDS encoding GH25 family lysozyme is translated as MIKGIDVSIWNGRIDWKKVKDSGIGFAMIRSSYGDGSSNFINTGIDENFEYNYAESGNVGIARGVYHYSYARSVYGS
- a CDS encoding IS256 family transposase, yielding MARRKKLSEGKKEIISYLINEYEIESAKDIHDAIKDLLGDTIESMLEAEMEHHLGYETNQRSDNENSRNGYKTKRIRSSMGESEISVPQDRDSSFEPQIVKKRQKDISEIENKVIGMYARGLSTRQISEQIYDIYGFEVSDGLVSDITDKILPEIEDWQKRPLSETYPVVFIDAIHFSVKEEGLISKKAAYIILGINEDGLKEVLGIYVGQNESSKYWLGVLNSLKNRGVKDIYIICSDGLIGIEESISAAYPKAEWQTCIVHMVRNTLKYVSYKDRKQFANDLKTIYHAPDEEVANKNRLKVAEAWDKKYPGSMDRWEREWNSITPIFKYSKEVRKIIYTTNAIESLNSSYRRLNRNRSVFPSATSLMKALYLATNIIAKKWNIPLRSWGSIVGELRIMHDLEN
- a CDS encoding GH25 family lysozyme; this encodes MEAKKEAEFFFSRIAGKKFEYPVILDIEDDKVQGHLKGEKLTEIAKTFLEIIEGKGYYVGIYSSRYWFDNYLLMDRLSDYDVWLAEWCNNPGYSGNYGIWQYSSTGSIDGIEGYVDLNQSYLDYPQIIKGVGLNGFNKVKDSEIDIDLIIYSNPMDRMAAEILSGAKGVPLYYNENRALNGVNYGSALHVGSYTGNNKRIKKVISGRDRFDTIKLVMKEVDKT